A genome region from Melospiza melodia melodia isolate bMelMel2 chromosome 26, bMelMel2.pri, whole genome shotgun sequence includes the following:
- the LOC134429588 gene encoding arylacetamide deacetylase-like 3, with amino-acid sequence MAVVLTVLVLFLAGFLAAFILLVIGAINFDFSNSEIPPGVTQPAKLRIIHIILICTAVVGKILENFGICTQVSFVRYMQGRKSLGADPKLFIKDLWFDKVPVRIYQPKAPSASQRRGVIFFHGGGWVFGSLETHEELCRFIARESESVVVSVGYRLAPEHKYPAAYEDCLSASQHFLQHLQRYGVDPARVTVCGDSAGGNLAAAVSQTLAGRSDLPRLRAQILIYPGLQALDFNLPSYQQNRGVPLLFRERAAFYMLQYLNGSATKLEEVLDGSHIPPDIKLKYQKWVSPDKIPEEFKVRGYKPRVLLDCTTEVFETVKRFCEPTLCPLLAEDTIIQQLPESFILTCEYDVLRDDGLLYKKRLEDNGVPVTWYHLEDGFHGIINSFNSGWLSFPARKRGLDSIVNFLRSL; translated from the exons ATGGCAGTTGTACTCACAGTGTTGGTGTTATTCTTAGCTGGTTTTCTTGCTGCATTTATATTGTTGGTCATAGGGgcaattaattttgatttttccAACTCAGAAATTCCTCCTGGAGTGACTCAGCCTGCAAAGCTCCGGATCATTCATATAATTTTAATATGCACAGCTGTGGTG GGAAAGATTCTGGAAAACTTTGGCATCTGCACTCAGGTGAGCTTTGTGAGGTACATGCAAGGAAGAAAAAGTCTGGGGGCAGACCCAAAGCTCTTCATCAAGGATCTGTGGTTTGACAAAGTGCCTGTAAGGATTTACCAGCCTAAGGCTCCATCTGCCAGCCAAAGGAGAGGAGTTATATTTTTTCATGGAGGAGGATGGGTATTTGGAAGTCTTG AGACCCACGAAGAGCTGTGCCGCTTTATTGCCAGAGAAAGTGAATCTGTGGTTGTATCTGTGGG GTACCGTTTGGCCCCTGAGCACAAATACCCCGCTGCCTACGAAGACTGTCTGAGCGCCAGCCAGCActtcctgcagcacctgcagcgcTACGGCGTGGACCCTGCCCGCGTCACTGTCtgtggggacagtgctgggggcaACCTGGCAGCTGCTGTCAGCCAGACCCTGGCAGGCAGGTCAGACCTGCCCAGGCTCCGTGCTCAGATCCTCATCTACCCAGGCCTGCAGGCCCTGGACTTCAATTTACCGTCCTACCAACAGAACCGGGGAGTCCCTCTGCTCTTCCGGGAGCGAGCTGCTTTCTACATGTTGCAGTATCTGAATGGAAGTGCAACAAAACTGGAAGAGGTCTTGGATGGTTCCCATATTCCTCCAGATATTAAATTAAAGTATCAAAAGTGGGTGAGTCCAGACAAAATCCCTGAGGAATTTAAGGTCAGAGGCTACAAACCACGTGTGCTACTTGACTGCACAACTGAAGTTTTTGAGACAGTGAAGAGATTCTGTGAGCCCACGCTGTGCCCACTGCTGGCTGAAGACACAATTATCCAGCAGCTGCCAGAATCTTTCATCCTGACCTGCGAGTACGACGTGCTGAGGGACGATGGCTTGTTGTACAAGAAGAGGCTGGAGGACAATGGGGTTCCAGTGACCTGGTACCACCTGGAGGATGGATTCCACGGGATCATAAACTCATTTAATAGTGGCTGGTTGTCATTTCCAGCTAGAAAAAGGGGCCTTGACAGCATTGTGAATTTTCTAAGAAGCTTATAG
- the LOC134429731 gene encoding arylacetamide deacetylase-like 4 — protein MASVYTTLAILGMFFISPVLVPALFWGVVLYDFFNTEMPPGIEQPLKLRVFHSLMITTMVAGKILEKLGICNDLTILRAAVNGIPPWRDSKLLIKDLTVDEVPLRIYQPKSPPTGKRRGILYFHGGAGTFGSIRAFERVCRYMAKKCNSVVVSVGYRLAPEHPYPGQYFDCLNATLYFMRNLEEYHVDPGLIILSGDSCGANFATVICQILLNARDLPKVRAQVLLYPGLQGLDFHLPSYQQNAFAPMLSRKMIIYFCFRYLNKKPTFWKEVLQNSHVPDSMRHQYKKWVSADLIPDEFKVRGYVPTKPAPYKPEVHEAIKEILAMTFSPLLAEDSIICQLPESLIVTCEFDVLRDDGLLYKRRLEENGVRVTWYHCEKGFHGILAFFGYGIFSFLSANKIMDSIVNYVNSL, from the exons ATGGCATCTGTTTATACAACTTTGGCAATTTTAGGAATGTTTTTTATTTCTCCTGTTTTAGTACCAGCACTGTTTTGGGGAGTTGTATTATATGATTTTTTCAACACAGAAATGCCACCTGGAATTGAGCAACCTCTAAAGCTTCGTGTTTTCCACTCCTTGATGATCACGACCATGGTCGCG GGAAAGATTTTGGAGAAGCTGGGGATCTGCAATGATTTAACCATACTGCGAGCAGCGGTCAATGGGATTCCTCCATGGAGAGATTCCAAACTGCTTATCAAAGATCTCACAGTAGATGAGGTACCCTTGAGGATTTATCAGCCCAAAAGCCCACCCACTGGCAAAAGAAGAGGAATTCTCTATTTTCATGGAGGCGCTGGCACATTTGGGAGCATTA GAGCCTTTGAAAGAGTATGCCGATATATGGCCAAAAAATGCAACTCAGTGGTTGTGTCTGTTGG gtaccgtctggctcctgaacatCCCTACCCAGGGCAATATTTTGACTGTCTCAATGCCACCTTATACTTCATGAGGAATTTGGAAGAGTACCACGTGGATCCTGGTCTCATCATCCTTAGTGGTGACAGCTGTGGGGCTAATTTTGCCACAGTTATTTGCCAAATACTGCTGAATGCCAGAGATCTGCCAAAAGTACGTGCTCAGGTGCTGCTTTACCCAGGACTCCAGGGGCTGGATTTCCACTTGCCCTCCTACCAGCAGAATGCTTTTGCCCCCATGTTGTCCCGGAAGATGATCATCTACTTCTGTTTTCGTTACCTTaacaaaaaacccacattttGGAAAGAGGTTCTACAAAACAGCCATGTTCCTGATAGTATGAGACACCAGTATAAGAAATGGGTAAGTGCTGACCTTATTCCTGATGAATTTAAGGTTAGAGGCTATGTACCAACCAAACCTGCACCATATAAACCTGAAGTCCATGAAGCTATCAAAGAAATTTTAGCAATGACATTTTCCCCACTATTAGCTGAAGATTCCATTATTTGCCAGCTCCCCGAGTCCTTGATTGTGACCTGTGAGTTTGATGTCTTGAGGGATGATGGTCTGTTATACAAGAGGAGACTAGAGGAAAATGGTGTTCGAGTGACCTGGTATCATTGTGAGAAAGGCTTCCATGGAATTTTAGCCTTTTTTGGCtatgggattttttcctttttatctgcAAATAAGATAATGGACAGTATTGTGAATTATGTAAACAGTTTATAG